The window ATCACATTTTTGGTTGTGATATCATCGAGAAAGGGAACCGGCTCGATACGAGAAAAATATTCATTGAATCGTTCCATTCCGGTGATGAGCAGTTCTACCGGTTTAATACTGCAAACACCAATTTGACTGATGCGTTTCCTACTTCTTTGCAGCGAATTCCGGATCACATCTTTCCAGGATTTATTTTCCGTAAGAATTTTGTCTTCATAAGAAGATGCATAACCAAATCCTTTAGCTTTGGGCAGGTCGGAAACAGTTTTTTGAATATTTATAATCTCTTTTGCCAACTTCTTCTTTTGATTTCCGGTCAGTTCATCATAGACAAAATGCAGATCCTTTCCTGCAATTTTTTCCATTATCACGAAAGGAAATTCACCATCAAAATCGAAGTGAATTATTTCCGGAACAGGAAGTTGTTTACTACTCATCTTCTTGAACCAATAAACTCCGCCCTTCAGTAAATCTAAAGTGTTTTCACCTGACATACGAATAACAATATTCCTGCCGGTTTCCAGTTTTACATCATAGACGAAATGACATAATCCTGTATTAAACCTGCTGATTTTGGAAACAGCAACTTGATAATGATCTTCTACTATATTTTTTGCTATTTGAATATTTGGAATTTTCATTTTTCTTTTTTCCTTTTTTTGGAGCAGATTAACCTTGAAAAAGTTTTTAAGTATTTTCTTCCTGCTGAACTTTTTCAACGGTTTTTCTCCAAATTAACCTCTAACCATTGAAAAGGACAAGTGAGAGAATCCCTCTGGCAGAGTCCGTTTTCAAGGTCTCTATGCATTCAAAATCTTCGCTTCCTGCTCTTCCATAAACTGGTTTGTGTATAGTTTATGATAATAACCTTTCAGATTCAAGAGTTCGTGATGATTTCCCTGCTCGGTTATCTTCCCGTTTTGAATCACCAGAATCCTGTCTGCGGAGCGAATTGTGGAAAGCCGATGAGCAATAATGAAACTGGTGCGATTCTCCAGAACTGTGTGGATCGCATCCTGAATTTTCTGTTCCGTTTCCGTATCGACCGATGAAGTCGCTTCATCAAGAACGAAGATCTTCGGATCCGCCAGAATAGCTCTGGCAAAGGAGATCAACTGCTTTTCTCCGGTTGAGAGTAAACTTCCGCCTTCCCCAACTTCGCTATCATATCCGTTTTCAGTTTTCATTATAAAATCGTGTGCATTCACCAATTTTGCAGACATTTCGATTTCCTCATCAGTGGCATTCAATCGTCCGTATTTAATGTTGTCTTTGATCGTTCCGCTGAAAAGATGCGGAGTTTGCAGCACATAACCAAGATTGGAATGCAGCCAGAGCAGTGATCTTTCCCGATAATCAGTTCCATCGATTTTAATTGAGCCGGAATTCGGTTCATAAAAACGGCAGGCAAGATTCACGATCGTGCTTTTGCCGGAGCCGGTTTCTCCAACGAGTGCGATCGTCTCTCCCGAATTGATTTCCAGATTGAAATTATCCAACACATTTTCGCCCTTTTTGTATTTGAAGGAAACATTCTCGAAGCAGATATTTCCACGAATTTCAGGCCAATTCTCTGTTTTGGAATTAAGAATATCACCGAATTTTTCAGTGATTTTCGAATTATCCTGAATTTCCGGTTTTTCATCGATCATCGAGAAAATACGCTCTGCTGATGCTTGAGCATTCTGTAGTTCCGCAAAAATACGAGCCAGTTCCCGCAGCGGTTCAAAAAACTGAACTGTGTAGGAAATGAAAGCAACCAGAGTTCCGTAAGTTATGGTTTGCATAATCACGCCTTCTCCACCTTTCCAGAGTGCGAGTCCGGTTCCGATGCTGCCGAGAGTCAGAACTGCCGGCAAATACAGGGATGAGAAGATCGCTGCTTTCACGGATGAGCGATACATCTTTCCCGTAAGCTGCTGAAATTCCTTCAAATTCGCTTCTTCCCGAACTAATGTTTTAGTCGTCTTTGCTCCGGCAATTCCTTCATTAAAAGAGCCGGTAATCCGTGAATTAGTTTTCCGAACTTTACGATATGTTTTCAGGATTTTCTTCTGGAAATAGATGCTGATCACAACCAGAATCGGCACAACTGTCAGAGTCAACAACGCCAGTTTCCAATTCATAATCAACATCACGATGCAAATCCC of the Candidatus Cloacimonadota bacterium genome contains:
- a CDS encoding ABC transporter ATP-binding protein translates to MSIFEEQEYNKNLDWKLWKKLFRFTLPYKKQMIIITVFMLGLAGVDVIFPLMTKYAIDHFVVPAKTEGLGRFGLIYFGLIVIQSINIYFFIALAGRVEMGLTYDIRKAGFQHLQELSFNYYDKTPVGWLMARMTSDGQRLGETIAWGLVDLVWGFSLMIGICIVMLIMNWKLALLTLTVVPILVVISIYFQKKILKTYRKVRKTNSRITGSFNEGIAGAKTTKTLVREEANLKEFQQLTGKMYRSSVKAAIFSSLYLPAVLTLGSIGTGLALWKGGEGVIMQTITYGTLVAFISYTVQFFEPLRELARIFAELQNAQASAERIFSMIDEKPEIQDNSKITEKFGDILNSKTENWPEIRGNICFENVSFKYKKGENVLDNFNLEINSGETIALVGETGSGKSTIVNLACRFYEPNSGSIKIDGTDYRERSLLWLHSNLGYVLQTPHLFSGTIKDNIKYGRLNATDEEIEMSAKLVNAHDFIMKTENGYDSEVGEGGSLLSTGEKQLISFARAILADPKIFVLDEATSSVDTETEQKIQDAIHTVLENRTSFIIAHRLSTIRSADRILVIQNGKITEQGNHHELLNLKGYYHKLYTNQFMEEQEAKILNA